A single Antechinus flavipes isolate AdamAnt ecotype Samford, QLD, Australia chromosome 5, AdamAnt_v2, whole genome shotgun sequence DNA region contains:
- the LOC127538386 gene encoding olfactory receptor 6C76-like, with translation MRNQTSVKEFILLGLTDDPQLQILIFLFLFLTYILSVTGNLTIITLTLLDSHLKTPMYFFLRNFSFLEISFTSVSIPRFLVSIVTKEKTISYNSCLAQVFFFILLGATEFFLLAAMSYDRYVAICKPLHYMTIMSNRVCSQLVISSWIAGFLIIFPPIVMGLQLDFCDSNVIDHFTCDTSPMLMIACTDTKVLEIMSFSFAVLTLVVTLALVILSYAFILRTILRIPSAQQRKKAFSTCSSHMIVVSISYGSCIFMYVKPSVKEGMAMTKGVAVLNTSIAPMLNPFIYTLRNQQVKQAFKNMIRKIFFLQYK, from the coding sequence ATGCGAAATCAGACATCAGTGAAAGAATTCATCCTCCTGGGACTGACAGATGACCCACAGCTACAGatcttgattttcctttttctgtttctcaccTATATATTGAGCGTAACTGGAAACCTGACCATCATCACCCTCACCCTGCTGGACTCTCACCTCAAGACTCCCATGTATTTCTTCCTCAGGAATTTCTCCTTCTTAGAAATATCATTTACATCTGTTTCCATTCCAAGATTTCTAGTCAGTATAGtaactaaagaaaaaacaatttcttatAATTCTTGTTTGGCCCAAGTATTCTTTTTTATCCTCCTTGGTGCAACAGAATTTTTTCTGCTTGCTGCCATGTCCTATGATCGCTATGTGGCCATCTGCAAACCCCTACATTATATGACTATCATGAGCAACAGAGTCTGTAGCCAGCTTGTAATTAGCTCTTGGATAGCAGGATTTCTCATAATCTTTCCACCAATCGTCATGGGCCTCCAATTGGATTTCTGTGATTCCAATGTCATTGATCATTTCACCTGTGATACTTCTCCCATGCTGATGATTGCTTGCACAGACACCAAGGTCCTAGAAATCATGAGTTTTTCCTTTGCTGTATTAACACTTGTGGTCACTTTGGCATTAGTGATTCTCTCTTATGCATTCATCCTCCGAACCATTCTGAGAATTCCCTCTGCCCAGCAAAGAAAAAAGGCCTTTTCCACTTGTTCTTCCCACATGATTGTTGTATCCATCTCTTATGGAAGCtgtatttttatgtatgtcaAGCCCTCAGTAAAAGAAGGGATGGCAATGACTAAAGGAGTAGCAGTGCTGAACACTTCCATTGCCCCAATGCTGAATCCATTCATTTATACCCTAAGGAACCAACAAGTAAAGCAAGCCTTTAAAAACAtgattagaaagatttttttcttacaatataaataa